The following are encoded together in the Streptomyces rapamycinicus NRRL 5491 genome:
- a CDS encoding class I SAM-dependent methyltransferase translates to MTVTTAPAAQRPRCLNDVKGWFPSLDQVLFDRFLSRQERLGQHGDLMEMGAYLGKSAIFTATYLRANERFTICDLFDAEAPDEKNAAEARKSYSTLTRTAFEQNYLAFWDELPNVIQGPTSVVPDHVGADTCRFIHVDASHLYEHVAGDIDTAHDTLVPDGLVVLDDFRSEHTPGVAAATWEAVFTRGLRPICLSTQKLYGTWGDPEPIQDEMLADEEWRKGMHTSVQEIAGRRVLRFSGKPANPAPPTSRFAHEPRDPAPEPRSASTAPASAPAARRPTAVRRFAADVLPPVVTRAIRRRKG, encoded by the coding sequence ATGACGGTCACCACCGCCCCCGCGGCCCAGCGTCCCCGCTGCCTCAATGACGTCAAGGGATGGTTCCCCAGCCTCGACCAAGTGCTGTTCGACCGCTTTCTGAGCCGCCAGGAGCGCCTCGGCCAGCACGGGGACCTGATGGAGATGGGTGCCTACCTGGGCAAGAGCGCCATCTTCACCGCCACCTATCTGCGGGCGAACGAGCGGTTCACGATCTGTGATCTCTTCGACGCCGAGGCGCCGGACGAGAAGAACGCGGCGGAGGCGCGCAAGTCGTACTCCACCCTGACCCGCACTGCCTTCGAGCAGAACTACCTGGCCTTCTGGGACGAGCTGCCGAACGTCATCCAGGGCCCCACCTCCGTCGTCCCCGACCACGTCGGCGCGGACACCTGCCGCTTCATCCACGTGGACGCCTCGCACCTATACGAGCACGTGGCGGGCGACATCGACACCGCGCACGACACGCTGGTGCCCGACGGCCTCGTCGTCCTCGACGACTTCCGCTCCGAGCACACCCCCGGCGTGGCCGCCGCGACCTGGGAGGCGGTGTTCACCCGCGGCCTGCGGCCCATCTGCCTGTCCACACAGAAGCTCTACGGCACCTGGGGCGACCCGGAGCCGATCCAGGACGAGATGCTCGCGGACGAGGAGTGGCGCAAGGGGATGCACACCAGCGTGCAGGAGATCGCGGGCCGCAGGGTGCTGCGGTTCTCGGGGAAGCCCGCGAACCCGGCCCCGCCCACCTCCCGCTTCGCCCATGAGCCGCGCGACCCGGCTCCCGAGCCGCGCTCCGCGTCCACCGCACCGGCGTCCGCACCCGCGGCGCGCCGCCCCACCGCGGTCCGGCGGTTCGCCGCCGATGTGCTCCCGCCGGTCGTCACCCGGGCGATCCGTCGCCGCAAGGGATAG
- a CDS encoding ABC transporter ATP-binding protein produces the protein MRLRGVGRRYGLGGPWVLRGVDLEVPPGSLTRVQGRNGSGKSTLLRLLAGIDAPSAGRITGRPPTAYVPERFPAELPFSALGYLTHLGRIHGLSRAAAARGAGEWLERFGADGYAGTPLAELSKGTSQKVAVAQALLAAPGLLVLDEAWTGLDQAARRVLDTAVAERVADGGAVVFVDHDPRRLAGAPDRVLRVAETRLEPVDGTVRPSAAQDGPGAGPRVRVEAEGRPGAGLPGLAGAVVREHGPAPADGSGADGPAGRGVRLTVEVGTADSDSLLRTLLTADPPWHIRAVTTLEDNDTQEPAHGAEEKA, from the coding sequence ATGAGACTGCGAGGAGTCGGCCGCCGCTACGGCCTGGGCGGACCCTGGGTGCTGCGGGGCGTCGATCTTGAGGTGCCGCCGGGTTCGCTGACCCGTGTCCAGGGGCGCAACGGCAGCGGCAAGTCCACGCTGCTGCGGCTGCTCGCCGGGATCGACGCCCCCAGCGCGGGCCGGATCACCGGCCGCCCGCCCACCGCCTACGTCCCCGAGCGGTTCCCGGCCGAGCTGCCCTTCTCCGCCCTCGGCTACCTCACCCACCTGGGCCGGATCCACGGGCTGTCCCGGGCCGCGGCGGCGCGCGGGGCGGGGGAGTGGCTGGAGCGATTCGGCGCGGACGGCTACGCGGGCACCCCGCTCGCCGAACTGTCCAAGGGCACCAGCCAGAAGGTCGCCGTGGCACAGGCGCTGCTGGCCGCCCCCGGCCTGCTGGTCCTGGACGAGGCGTGGACCGGCCTCGACCAGGCCGCACGGCGGGTGCTGGACACGGCGGTCGCCGAGCGCGTCGCCGACGGCGGCGCGGTCGTCTTCGTCGACCACGACCCACGCCGCCTGGCCGGGGCCCCGGACCGCGTCCTGCGCGTCGCCGAGACCCGGCTGGAGCCGGTGGACGGCACGGTCCGGCCGTCGGCGGCGCAGGACGGGCCCGGTGCCGGGCCGCGGGTGCGGGTGGAGGCCGAGGGACGGCCGGGGGCCGGGCTGCCCGGGCTGGCGGGCGCGGTGGTGCGTGAGCACGGTCCCGCGCCCGCGGACGGGAGCGGGGCCGACGGTCCGGCGGGGCGGGGCGTACGGCTGACGGTCGAGGTCGGCACCGCCGACTCCGATTCCTTGCTCCGCACCCTCCTGACCGCCGACCCGCCCTGGCACATCCGCGCGGTGACGACCCTCGAAGACAACGACACCCAGGAGCCCGCCCACGGGGCGGAGGAGAAGGCATGA
- the zapE gene encoding cell division protein ZapE yields the protein MAAEANEAPAALTARAPQVPAERLVAEMVPPPRFATVSFDNYITDPGQPSQAEAVEALRAFAARLGDGADAKGGRRRHWFRRAAKPAASGGPRGMYLDGGYGVGKTHLLASLWHATPAAPELKAFGTFVELTNLVGALGFQQTVKTLSGHRLLCIDEFELDDPGDTVLVSTLLGKLVEAGVALAATSNTLPGKLGEGRFAAADFLREIQGLSARFRTLRIDGEDYRHRGLPAAPAPHSDETVTRAAHHVPGASLDDFPALLDHLSRVHPSRYGAMCDGVQAVCLTGVAPVPDQSTALRLVVLADRLYDREVPVLASGMPFDRLFSEEMLSGGYRKKYFRAISRLTALARDAKGLADASYAR from the coding sequence ATAGCCGCCGAAGCCAACGAAGCCCCCGCAGCCCTCACCGCCCGTGCGCCGCAGGTTCCGGCGGAGCGTCTGGTCGCCGAGATGGTGCCGCCGCCCCGCTTCGCCACCGTGAGCTTCGACAACTACATCACCGACCCCGGCCAGCCCAGCCAGGCCGAGGCGGTCGAGGCGCTGAGAGCCTTCGCCGCACGGCTCGGTGACGGCGCGGACGCGAAGGGCGGGCGCCGCAGGCACTGGTTCCGCCGGGCGGCCAAGCCCGCCGCGAGCGGCGGCCCGCGCGGGATGTACCTCGACGGCGGCTACGGCGTCGGCAAAACCCATCTGCTGGCCTCCCTGTGGCACGCCACCCCGGCCGCCCCCGAGCTGAAGGCGTTCGGCACCTTCGTGGAGCTGACGAACCTGGTCGGCGCGCTCGGCTTCCAGCAGACCGTGAAGACCCTGAGCGGGCACCGGCTGCTGTGCATCGACGAGTTCGAGCTGGACGACCCGGGCGACACCGTCCTGGTCTCCACGCTGCTGGGCAAGCTGGTCGAGGCGGGCGTGGCACTCGCCGCGACGTCCAACACGCTGCCCGGCAAGCTGGGCGAGGGCCGGTTCGCCGCGGCCGACTTCCTGCGCGAGATACAGGGGCTGTCCGCCCGCTTCCGTACGCTGCGCATCGACGGCGAGGACTACCGCCACCGCGGTCTGCCCGCGGCCCCGGCCCCGCACTCCGACGAGACGGTCACCCGGGCCGCGCACCACGTCCCCGGCGCCTCCCTGGACGACTTCCCCGCCCTGCTTGACCACCTGTCCCGGGTGCACCCCAGCCGCTACGGCGCGATGTGCGACGGCGTCCAGGCCGTCTGCCTGACCGGGGTCGCCCCGGTGCCCGACCAGTCCACCGCGCTGCGGCTGGTGGTGCTGGCGGACCGGCTCTACGACCGCGAGGTGCCGGTGCTGGCCTCCGGGATGCCGTTCGACCGGCTCTTCAGCGAGGAAATGCTGAGCGGCGGCTACCGGAAGAAGTACTTCCGGGCGATATCCCGGCTCACCGCCCTCGCCCGCGACGCGAAGGGGCTGGCCGACGCGTCGTACGCACGCTGA
- a CDS encoding response regulator transcription factor translates to MQQNPSPTRVLVVDDDPTVAEVVAGYLGRAGFAVDRAADGPGALARAAARRPDLVVLDLMLPGMDGLEVCRALRDEGPVPVIMLTARGDEEDRILGLEIGADDYVTKPFSPRELVLRVESVLRRGRAGPRAPGSSGSGPGPGPSPDPGEVTHRAGITLDPLARRAARDGRELALTVREFDLLAFLLRHPGVAFTREELMREVWGWDFGDLSTVTVHVRRLRGKVEDDPAAPRLIQTVWGIGYRFDAPRDEGRGPGSDA, encoded by the coding sequence ATGCAGCAGAACCCCTCTCCCACCCGCGTGCTCGTCGTCGACGACGACCCGACCGTGGCCGAGGTCGTCGCCGGGTACCTCGGCCGGGCCGGCTTCGCCGTGGACCGGGCCGCCGACGGCCCCGGGGCGCTCGCCCGCGCCGCCGCCCGCCGGCCGGACCTGGTCGTCCTCGACCTGATGCTGCCCGGCATGGACGGGCTGGAGGTGTGCCGCGCGCTCCGGGACGAGGGCCCGGTGCCGGTCATCATGCTCACCGCGCGCGGCGACGAGGAGGACCGGATCCTCGGCCTCGAGATCGGCGCGGACGATTACGTCACCAAGCCGTTCAGCCCCCGGGAGCTGGTGCTGCGCGTGGAGTCGGTGCTGCGCCGCGGCCGGGCCGGTCCGCGGGCCCCGGGCTCGTCCGGCTCCGGCCCCGGACCCGGACCGAGCCCCGACCCGGGCGAGGTGACCCACCGCGCCGGGATCACCCTCGACCCGCTGGCCCGGCGCGCCGCCCGGGACGGCCGGGAGCTCGCCCTGACCGTGCGCGAGTTCGATCTGCTGGCCTTTCTGCTGCGCCACCCCGGGGTGGCCTTCACCCGCGAGGAGCTGATGCGCGAGGTGTGGGGCTGGGACTTCGGCGATCTGTCCACCGTCACCGTCCATGTGCGGCGGTTGCGCGGAAAGGTCGAGGACGATCCCGCCGCGCCCCGGCTCATCCAGACCGTATGGGGCATCGGCTACCGCTTCGACGCCCCGCGGGACGAGGGACGGGGGCCGGGCTCCGATGCGTGA
- a CDS encoding NAD-dependent epimerase/dehydratase family protein, giving the protein MRVLVTGGAGFIGSHIVTALVEHGHEPVVLDALLPAAHPTASHPAPPSVDGEWIHADVRDREAVLAALRGVDAVCHQAAMVGLGKDFADAPAYVGCNDLGTAVLLAAMAERGVRELVLAGSMVVYGEGRYDCRRHGRVRPGPRAEADLAAGRFDPLCPECGTPLRPGLVGEDAPADPRNVYATTKLAQEHLAAAWARSVDGRAVSLRYHNVYGPGMPRDTPYAGVASFFRSALARGEAPTVFEDGGQRRDFVHVRDVAAANVAALEVAPEVVAPAALTAYNTGSDDPHTVGEMATALATAFGGPAPVVTGGYRLGDVRHITASSRRIREQLGWRPAVSFHEGMTEFARAPQRAGV; this is encoded by the coding sequence ATGCGCGTACTGGTCACCGGAGGTGCGGGCTTCATCGGCTCGCACATCGTCACCGCCCTCGTCGAGCACGGCCATGAGCCGGTCGTCCTCGACGCCCTACTTCCCGCGGCTCATCCGACGGCCTCCCATCCGGCTCCGCCATCCGTGGACGGGGAGTGGATCCACGCCGATGTGCGGGACCGGGAGGCGGTCCTCGCGGCGCTGCGCGGAGTGGACGCCGTATGCCACCAGGCGGCGATGGTCGGTCTCGGCAAGGACTTCGCGGACGCCCCGGCCTATGTGGGCTGCAACGACCTGGGCACGGCGGTGCTGCTCGCGGCGATGGCCGAGCGCGGGGTGCGCGAACTGGTCCTGGCCGGGTCGATGGTCGTCTACGGCGAGGGGCGCTACGACTGCCGCCGCCACGGCCGGGTCCGCCCCGGCCCGCGCGCCGAGGCGGATCTCGCGGCGGGCCGCTTCGACCCCCTCTGCCCCGAGTGCGGCACCCCGCTGCGGCCCGGTCTGGTGGGGGAGGACGCACCGGCCGATCCCCGCAATGTGTACGCGACGACGAAGCTGGCCCAGGAACACCTGGCGGCGGCGTGGGCCCGGTCGGTGGACGGCCGCGCGGTGTCGCTTCGCTACCACAATGTGTACGGGCCGGGGATGCCGCGCGACACCCCCTACGCGGGCGTCGCCTCATTCTTCCGCTCGGCCCTGGCGCGCGGCGAGGCGCCCACGGTCTTCGAGGACGGGGGCCAGCGCCGGGACTTCGTCCATGTCCGCGACGTGGCCGCCGCCAATGTCGCCGCCCTGGAAGTGGCGCCGGAGGTGGTGGCCCCGGCCGCGCTGACCGCGTACAACACCGGCAGCGACGACCCCCACACGGTGGGCGAGATGGCCACGGCCCTGGCCACGGCGTTCGGCGGCCCCGCGCCCGTGGTGACGGGCGGCTACCGGCTGGGCGACGTCCGGCACATCACCGCGTCATCGCGCCGGATCCGAGAGCAGTTGGGCTGGCGCCCGGCGGTCTCGTTCCACGAGGGCATGACCGAGTTCGCCCGCGCCCCGCAACGCGCGGGGGTGTGA
- a CDS encoding peptidyl-tRNA hydrolase, producing MTSTDADTETGTETGARTTAHQGTGSAARSSPFRHAEIDRDAAPQFVLPLVVRIEKTAPPARTDALETAARAVLVLLSDERATADDGEWAQAVRDWQDARIRKVVRRARGAEWRRAAGLPGITVTGRAPDHPYPAEGVNGDEHEDGHGDGSLPTAAEVRVFPPVPLDGWPKELAKLQVSGTDLDDPEPPPAPDPTGPVLWLSPHVEMSAGKAMAQAGHGAQLAWWELDDAARAAWREAGFPLAVRTASSERWDELTASGLPVVRDAGFTEIAPGSCTVVADHPALRRR from the coding sequence GTGACCAGCACCGACGCCGACACCGAGACCGGCACCGAGACCGGCGCCCGGACAACCGCTCACCAGGGCACCGGATCCGCCGCCCGCAGCAGCCCCTTCCGGCACGCAGAGATCGACCGGGACGCCGCGCCGCAGTTCGTCCTGCCCCTGGTGGTCCGGATCGAGAAGACCGCGCCCCCGGCCCGTACGGACGCCCTGGAGACGGCGGCGCGCGCGGTGCTGGTGCTGCTGTCGGACGAGCGGGCGACGGCCGACGACGGCGAATGGGCCCAGGCCGTACGGGACTGGCAGGACGCCCGGATCCGCAAGGTCGTACGGCGGGCGCGCGGCGCGGAGTGGCGGCGCGCGGCCGGGCTGCCGGGCATCACGGTCACGGGCCGGGCGCCCGACCACCCATACCCGGCCGAGGGCGTAAACGGGGACGAGCACGAGGACGGGCACGGGGACGGGTCTTTGCCGACGGCCGCCGAGGTGCGGGTGTTCCCGCCGGTGCCGCTGGACGGCTGGCCCAAGGAGCTGGCCAAGCTCCAGGTCTCCGGCACCGACCTGGACGACCCCGAGCCGCCGCCCGCCCCCGACCCCACCGGTCCGGTGCTGTGGCTGAGCCCCCATGTGGAGATGTCGGCGGGCAAGGCGATGGCCCAGGCCGGGCACGGCGCCCAGCTGGCCTGGTGGGAGCTGGACGACGCGGCGCGGGCGGCCTGGCGCGAGGCCGGGTTCCCGCTGGCGGTGCGTACGGCCTCGTCCGAGCGGTGGGACGAGCTCACCGCGAGCGGCCTGCCGGTGGTGCGCGACGCGGGGTTCACCGAGATCGCGCCGGGGTCCTGCACGGTGGTCGCGGACCACCCGGCGCTGCGGCGGCGCTGA
- a CDS encoding sensor histidine kinase, whose translation MRDVVLMAVFAFLGAAAAGLLGALALRLVRGRSVAVSLAVVAAVAVTAMLTGTLAVAWAMFLSPHDLTVVTTVCAMAAVVSLATALLLGRWVVARSNALALAARSFGDGGSFAAPDGQATAELAALGRELAATSAKLAASRERERALESSRRELVAWISHDLRTPLAGLRAMSEALEDGVAPDPDRYLRRIRTEVERLNTMVGDLFELSRIHAGALSLAPTRISVYDLVGDALAGVDPLARELGVQLIGDRVDPVPVEVDGKEMTRVLGNLLVNAVRRTPADGTVAVSAERDADTVVLSVTDGCGGIPEEDLPRVFDTGWRGSDARTPPAGAGLGLAIVRGIVEAHDGQAAVRNVDGGCRFEVRLPAAVTS comes from the coding sequence ATGCGTGATGTGGTCCTTATGGCGGTGTTCGCCTTCCTCGGCGCGGCGGCGGCCGGTCTGCTGGGCGCGTTGGCGCTGCGGCTGGTGCGCGGCCGTTCGGTCGCGGTGTCGCTCGCCGTCGTCGCCGCCGTCGCGGTCACGGCGATGCTCACCGGGACGCTGGCGGTCGCCTGGGCGATGTTCCTGTCCCCGCACGATCTGACGGTGGTCACGACCGTCTGTGCCATGGCCGCCGTGGTGTCCCTGGCCACCGCGTTGCTGCTGGGCCGCTGGGTGGTGGCGCGCAGCAACGCGCTGGCCCTCGCCGCCCGCTCCTTCGGGGACGGCGGGAGCTTCGCCGCCCCCGACGGCCAGGCCACCGCCGAACTCGCCGCGCTCGGCCGTGAACTGGCCGCCACCAGCGCCAAGCTGGCCGCCTCCCGCGAGCGTGAGCGCGCCCTGGAGTCCTCCCGCCGGGAGCTGGTCGCCTGGATCTCCCACGATCTGCGCACCCCGCTGGCGGGGCTGCGCGCGATGTCCGAGGCGCTGGAGGACGGGGTGGCCCCGGATCCGGACCGCTACCTCCGCCGGATACGTACCGAGGTGGAGCGGCTGAACACGATGGTCGGCGACCTTTTCGAGCTCTCCCGCATCCATGCCGGGGCGCTCTCCCTCGCCCCCACCCGGATCTCCGTCTACGACCTGGTCGGCGACGCCCTCGCCGGGGTCGATCCGCTCGCCCGTGAGCTGGGCGTCCAGTTGATCGGCGACCGGGTGGACCCGGTCCCGGTGGAGGTCGACGGCAAGGAGATGACCCGTGTGCTCGGGAACCTCCTCGTCAACGCGGTCCGCCGCACCCCGGCGGACGGCACGGTCGCGGTGTCCGCCGAGCGCGACGCGGACACGGTCGTGCTGTCGGTCACCGACGGCTGCGGAGGGATCCCGGAGGAGGATCTTCCGCGCGTCTTCGACACCGGCTGGCGCGGCAGCGACGCCCGCACACCCCCGGCGGGCGCCGGTCTGGGCCTGGCCATCGTCCGTGGCATCGTCGAGGCCCACGACGGCCAGGCGGCGGTGCGCAACGTCGACGGCGGCTGCCGCTTCGAGGTCCGCCTCCCCGCCGCCGTCACGTCCTGA
- the murC gene encoding UDP-N-acetylmuramate--L-alanine ligase, which translates to MAPAGTASDTLDRPHFIGIGGAGMSGVAKVLAMRGARVSGSDTKDSPIVGALRELGATVHIGHSAGNLADDATSVVVSSAIRDDNLELVTARERGIPVVHRSDALAALMDGSRPIAVAGTHGKTTTTSMLAVSLRTLGLDPSYVIGGDLDAPGSSALHGEGEIFVAEADESDRSFHKYAPEVAIILNVELDHHANYASMDEIYESYQTFVGRVRPGGTLVVSADHPGARELTARVGGRDGLRVLTYGADAGADVRVLAIEAHGLTSEVTVRLAESLGGAELTFTVSVPGRHYALNAVAALTAGAALDVPAAELAPALASYTGVKRRLQLKGTAAGVQVIDSYAHHPTEIAADLEAIRGGAGEGRVLVVFQPHLFSRTQELGTEMGEALALADASVVLDIYPAREDPVPGVTSALIIDAAARHGADVTAEHDRNAVPELIAGMAKPGDLVLTMGAGDVTDLGPEILARLQSPEN; encoded by the coding sequence ATGGCACCGGCCGGCACCGCCTCCGACACGCTGGATCGACCGCACTTCATCGGCATCGGCGGCGCCGGGATGTCGGGCGTGGCGAAGGTCCTCGCCATGCGCGGGGCGCGGGTCTCGGGCAGCGACACCAAGGACTCGCCGATCGTCGGGGCGCTGCGTGAGCTCGGCGCGACGGTGCACATCGGCCACTCCGCCGGGAACCTCGCAGACGACGCCACCAGCGTCGTCGTCTCCAGCGCCATCCGCGACGACAACCTGGAGCTGGTCACGGCGCGGGAGCGCGGCATCCCGGTGGTGCACCGCTCCGACGCGCTCGCCGCGCTGATGGACGGCTCCCGGCCGATCGCCGTCGCGGGCACCCACGGCAAGACGACCACGACCTCGATGCTGGCCGTCTCGCTGCGCACCCTCGGCCTGGACCCGTCGTACGTCATCGGCGGCGATCTGGACGCCCCCGGCTCCAGCGCCCTCCACGGCGAGGGCGAGATCTTCGTCGCCGAGGCCGACGAGAGCGACCGCAGCTTCCACAAGTACGCGCCCGAGGTGGCGATCATCCTCAATGTGGAGCTCGACCACCACGCCAACTACGCCTCGATGGACGAGATCTACGAGTCGTATCAGACCTTCGTCGGCCGGGTCCGGCCCGGCGGCACCCTGGTGGTCTCCGCCGACCACCCCGGCGCCCGTGAGCTGACCGCCCGGGTCGGCGGGCGCGACGGCCTGCGGGTGCTCACCTACGGCGCGGACGCGGGCGCGGACGTGCGAGTCCTGGCCATCGAGGCGCACGGGCTGACCAGCGAGGTCACCGTCCGGCTCGCGGAGTCCCTGGGCGGTGCGGAGCTCACCTTCACCGTCTCCGTCCCCGGCCGCCACTACGCGCTCAACGCCGTGGCCGCCCTCACCGCGGGCGCCGCCCTCGACGTCCCGGCCGCCGAACTGGCCCCCGCCCTCGCCTCGTACACGGGCGTCAAGCGGCGGCTCCAGCTCAAGGGCACCGCGGCCGGGGTGCAGGTGATCGACTCCTACGCCCACCACCCCACCGAGATCGCCGCGGACCTCGAGGCGATCCGCGGCGGCGCCGGGGAGGGCCGGGTGCTGGTGGTCTTCCAGCCGCATCTGTTCAGCCGCACCCAGGAGCTGGGCACCGAGATGGGCGAGGCGCTCGCGCTCGCCGACGCCTCCGTGGTCCTGGACATCTACCCCGCCCGGGAGGACCCGGTACCCGGCGTCACCAGCGCTCTGATCATCGACGCCGCGGCCCGCCACGGGGCGGATGTGACCGCCGAGCACGACCGGAACGCGGTGCCCGAGCTGATCGCCGGAATGGCGAAGCCCGGTGACCTTGTTCTCACCATGGGCGCCGGCGATGTGACGGACCTCGGTCCGGAGATCCTCGCCCGTCTGCAGAGCCCGGAGAACTGA
- a CDS encoding alkaline phosphatase PhoX, producing MSATRRQLLGRTGALGAAIAFTGSVSELFAGTAAAAEPDSPPLGRGGYGPLVPDPDGLLDLPEGFRYRVLSREGDELRSGEGKVPSHCDGMAAFPGRAGGHRGRTHLVRNHENRPDAAIRVPAVNGLTYDPMGLGGCTALELDSGNRVLSERVAIAGTAVNCAGGPTPWHTWLTCEETEDRAGTNGYTKDHGFIFEVDPHDPRRTGAVPLTAMGRFQHEAIAVDPRSGVVYETEDAFEKPFGLFYRFRPKKPLGGIGSLRAGGELQALRVPGVPDLSTIQEPGTTFDRVEWVDVPDPLARETPIRFQDFGPGGITHAQKLEGCYWGGTSVYFVSSFAKSADGSAADHFGQIWRYDPDRRRLTLVIVFGPETDVQLPGESPDNITLAPSGGLMVCEDGNGAQHVFGVTRRGEVYAMARGQQNIGTPEEPEWGEFAGVTFAPDRRTMYVNCYTPGTTFAVTGPWRR from the coding sequence ATGTCAGCGACACGACGTCAGCTTCTCGGCCGCACCGGCGCGCTGGGGGCCGCCATCGCCTTCACCGGCAGCGTCTCCGAGCTCTTCGCCGGAACGGCCGCGGCCGCCGAACCGGATTCCCCACCACTCGGCCGGGGTGGCTACGGCCCCCTGGTCCCCGACCCAGACGGACTGCTCGACCTCCCGGAGGGGTTCCGCTACCGGGTGCTCTCGCGCGAGGGCGACGAACTCCGCTCCGGCGAGGGCAAGGTCCCCAGCCACTGCGACGGCATGGCCGCCTTCCCGGGCCGCGCCGGCGGCCACCGCGGCCGTACGCATCTGGTCCGCAACCATGAGAACCGTCCGGACGCCGCGATCCGCGTCCCGGCCGTGAACGGCCTCACCTACGACCCGATGGGCCTGGGCGGCTGTACCGCGCTGGAGCTCGACTCCGGCAACCGCGTACTGTCCGAGCGGGTGGCCATCGCGGGCACCGCGGTCAACTGCGCGGGCGGCCCCACCCCCTGGCACACCTGGCTGACCTGCGAGGAGACCGAGGACCGGGCCGGTACGAACGGCTACACCAAGGACCACGGCTTCATCTTCGAGGTCGACCCCCACGATCCGCGCCGCACCGGCGCCGTGCCCCTCACCGCCATGGGCCGCTTCCAGCACGAGGCCATCGCGGTCGATCCGCGCAGCGGCGTCGTCTACGAGACCGAGGACGCCTTCGAGAAGCCCTTCGGGCTCTTCTACCGCTTCCGGCCGAAGAAGCCGCTCGGCGGCATCGGCTCGCTGCGCGCGGGCGGGGAGCTACAGGCGCTGCGGGTGCCGGGGGTGCCCGATCTGTCCACCATCCAGGAGCCGGGCACCACCTTCGACCGCGTCGAGTGGGTGGACGTCCCCGACCCGCTCGCCCGCGAAACCCCCATCCGCTTCCAGGACTTCGGCCCCGGAGGCATCACCCACGCCCAGAAGCTGGAGGGGTGCTACTGGGGCGGTACGTCGGTCTACTTCGTCTCCAGCTTCGCCAAGAGCGCGGACGGCTCGGCGGCCGACCACTTCGGCCAGATCTGGCGCTACGACCCCGACCGGAGGCGCCTCACGCTGGTGATCGTCTTCGGCCCCGAGACGGATGTCCAGCTCCCCGGCGAGTCCCCCGACAACATCACGCTCGCGCCCAGCGGCGGCCTGATGGTCTGCGAGGACGGCAACGGCGCACAGCATGTCTTCGGGGTGACCCGGCGCGGCGAGGTCTACGCGATGGCCCGGGGGCAGCAGAACATCGGCACCCCGGAGGAGCCGGAGTGGGGTGAGTTCGCGGGCGTCACCTTCGCGCCGGACCGCCGCACGATGTACGTGAACTGCTACACCCCGGGCACGACGTTCGCCGTGACGGGCCCCTGGCGTCGCTAG
- a CDS encoding pyrimidine reductase family protein — MRRLFPVPVPAPAETPAADREWALGELADAYAYPEPPHGPSGAWLRANMVSSLDGAAHHDGRSKALSSDADMRIFGVLRGLADAVVVGAETVRREGYRPARAREAFAERRAALGQPPAPAIAVVSASLDLDFAQPLFTEPLVPTIVITGATAAEERIEAARTAGAEVVFAGAGPSGRVDAAAIVAALAELGNTRLLTEGGPTLLAEFAAAGVLDELCLAVAPLATAGDAKRIMNGPVLGEPERFTLASVLEEAGFLFTRYRRIYQ, encoded by the coding sequence ATGCGACGCCTGTTCCCCGTGCCTGTCCCCGCACCTGCCGAAACGCCCGCCGCGGACCGCGAATGGGCCCTCGGCGAACTGGCCGACGCCTATGCGTACCCGGAGCCGCCGCACGGCCCCTCCGGCGCCTGGCTGCGGGCCAACATGGTGTCCTCGCTGGACGGTGCGGCCCATCACGACGGCCGGTCGAAGGCCCTGTCCTCCGACGCGGACATGCGGATCTTCGGGGTGCTGCGCGGGCTCGCCGACGCCGTCGTCGTGGGCGCGGAGACCGTGCGCCGCGAGGGCTACCGCCCGGCACGCGCCCGGGAGGCGTTCGCCGAGCGGCGGGCGGCGCTCGGCCAGCCGCCCGCGCCCGCGATCGCCGTCGTGAGCGCGAGCCTGGACCTGGACTTCGCGCAGCCGCTGTTCACCGAGCCGCTGGTCCCGACGATCGTGATCACGGGCGCGACGGCCGCGGAGGAGCGGATCGAAGCGGCCCGTACGGCGGGGGCCGAGGTGGTCTTCGCCGGGGCCGGGCCGTCCGGGCGGGTGGACGCGGCGGCGATCGTGGCCGCGCTCGCGGAACTCGGCAACACCCGGCTGCTCACCGAGGGCGGCCCCACGCTGCTGGCGGAGTTCGCGGCGGCCGGGGTGCTGGACGAGCTGTGTCTGGCGGTGGCCCCCCTGGCCACCGCGGGGGACGCGAAGCGGATCATGAACGGCCCCGTACTGGGGGAACCGGAACGCTTCACTCTCGCTTCCGTTCTGGAGGAAGCCGGGTTTCTTTTCACCCGCTACCGTCGGATTTACCAATAA